The following proteins are encoded in a genomic region of Ammospiza caudacuta isolate bAmmCau1 chromosome 13, bAmmCau1.pri, whole genome shotgun sequence:
- the BCO1 gene encoding beta,beta-carotene 15,15'-dioxygenase, with product MDTLYGRNKEEHPEPIKAEVQGHLPTWLQGILLRNGPGMHTIGDSKYNHWFDGLALLHSFTFKNGEVYYRSKYLRSDTYNCNIEANRIMVSEFGTMAYPDPCKNIFAKAFSYLSHTIPEFTDNCLINIMKAGDDFYATGETNFIRKINPQTLETLEKVDYNKYVAVNLATSHPHYDSAGNVLNMGTSIVDKGKTKYLLFKIPSTVPEHEKKKSCFKHLEVVCSVPSRSLLHPSYYHSFGITENYIIFIEQPFRLDILKMATAYMRGVSWASCLAFNKDDKTWFHFIDRKTKKEVSTKFYTDAMVFFHHVNAYEEDGHIIFDVIAYTDNSLYDMFYLKNLTKDFEENVKLTSIPTCRRFVVPLQCDKDAVVDSNLVTLPSTATAVKEKDGSIYCQPEILCEGIELPRINYDYNGKKYKYVFATRVQWSPVPTKIAKFNTQTKEMLQWGQDDCWPSEPVFVPSPDAKEEDDGVVLTCVVKTDPKDPPFLLVLDAKTFTELGRAIVNVEMHMDLHGVFIPQQDMKTETE from the exons ATGGACACGCTTTATGGCAGGAATAAGGAAGAGCACCCAGAGCCCATAAAAGCTGAGGTGCAGG GGCATCTGCCTACTTGGTTGCAAGGGATACTGCTCCGAAATGGCCCAGGGATGCACACCATAGGGGACAGCAAGTACAACCACTGGTTTGAtggcctggctctgctgcacagctttacatttaaaaatg GTGAAGTTTACTACAGAAGTAAATATCTCCGAAGCGACACGTACAACTGTAACATAGAAGCAAACAGAATCATGGTGTCTGAGTTTGGGACTATGGCTTATCCAGATCCATGCAAAAACATATTTGCCAA GGCATTCTCCTATTTGTCTCACACCATTCCTGAGTTCACAGACAACTGTCTCATCAACATTATGAAAGCTGGGGATGATTTTTATGCTACTGGTGAGACTAACTTcatcaggaaaattaatccacagaCTCTGGAGACATTGGAGAAG GTTGACTACAACAAATATGTGGCTGTAAATTTGGCAACTTCTCACCCCCACTAtgacagtgctggaaatgttCTCAACATGGGCACTTCAATAGTTGATAAAGGGAAGACAAAATACCTTCTATTTAAGATTCCTTCCACTGTACCAG AACACGAGAAGAAGAAATCTTGTTTCAAGCACCTGGAAGTGGTTTGCTCTGTCCCTTCTCGCTCTCTGCTCCACCCCAGCTACTACCACAGCTTTGGAATCACAGAGAACTACATTATCTTCATAGAGCAGCCCTTCAGACTGGATATTCTCAAAATGGCAACTGCTTACATGCGAGGTGTGAGCTGGGCTTCCTGTCTTGCCTTTAACAAGGATGATAAG aCTTGGTTTCACTTTATAGACAGGAAGACTAAAAAAGAAGTGTCCACCAAGTTTTACACCGATGCTATGGTGTTTTTTCACCATGTAAATGCTTATGAAGAGGATGGCCACATTATTTTTGATGTTATTGCCTATACAGACAATAGCTTGTATgacatgttttatttaaaaaacctgACTAAAGACTTTGAAGAGAATGTCAAACTTACCTCCATACCAACCTGCAGAAGATTTGTGGTTCCTCTGCAGTGTGACAAG gatGCTGTAGTGGATTCTAATTTAGTCACACTTCCCTCTACTGCAACTGCTGTAAAGGAGAAAGATGGAAGCATCTATTGCCAGCCTGAAATACTATGTGAAG GGATAGAACTGCCTCGCATCAACTATGACTACAATggcaaaaaatacaaatatgtcTTTGCAACACGAGTCCAGTGGAGTCCAGTTCCCACAAAG ATTGCAAAATTTAATACCCAGACAAAGGAAATGCTCCAGTGGGGACAGGATGACTGCTGGCCATCTGAGCCTGTTTTTGTTCCCAGCCCTGATGCAAAAGAAGAGGATGATG gtgtTGTTCTCACCTGTGTTGTGAAGACTGATCCAAAGGATCCACCCTTCCTACTTGTCTTGGATGCTAAAACATTCACAGAGCTGGGTCGAGCCATAGTGAATGTGGAAATGCACATGGACCTGCATGGGGTGTTTATACCACAGCAAGACATGAAAACTGAGACTGAGTAA